Genomic DNA from uncultured Desulfuromusa sp.:
CAAAGCTCAGGGTGTGGATGCCGACTTCACGTTGGTTAATCAGGCTGCTTTGAGTTGCATGTACAAATTCAATCGGGTCTTCAACCGTCAGAATATGTTCATTTCGATTCCGGTTGATGTAGTCAATCATGGCGGCGAGAGTCGTTGATTTGCCGCTTCCCGTGGGCCCGGTAACGAGGACAAGCCCCTTTGTGAATTGCGTAAAATCGAGAACAGTTTGCGGTAATCCTAATTGTTCGACTGATAATATTTCTGTTGGAATAATCCTGAAGACAGCACTGATTCCAAGGCGTCCCATGAAAATGTTTGCCCGAAAGCGAGCCTGCAGGGCACTGACTTCGTAAGCAAAGTCGAGATCGTTGGTCTTTTCAAATTCTTCCCTCTGGTTCTGACTCATGATCTCATAAAGCAGGCCACGACATTGATCTTCATTTAAAATCTGACTGATCGCCGGCTTCAATTGACCTGAGGCTCTTACCATCGGCGGGTTATTGGGAGACATGTGCAGGTCAGAGCCGCCCGTCTGTTTTAAAATTTGAAATAATTTGTCGATCTTGGCCATTGTTTGCCTCTATGCCTGCTTGTTCGTTGGAGCGATATTAATTCAGGTAAAAAATTTATACAAATTAATTATTTTGTTTTATTGAAATGCTGGTCGTTGGTGTTTTTGAGAGTTCAGATCAAGGACGAGAAGAGCGCTTTCTCGTCCTTTCTATGGTTTTCTTACTTCATTAAAACTTCAGGGTTGAATCCCAACCGGACAGCTCCCCAATGTCGACCTGCAATATGAATTGGCAGAGAGAGATCGCTGAGAATTTCCCCGGTATCCCGCATATAGGTTTGCAACAGGAAATTTTCTGTGTTCTGTGCGCCCCGGTATCCGGTCGGATCGTTAAACATGCGTTTGTCACGGCTACCTGCGACATCTTTCTCTGGATCCCCGGTTAAGGGTTTTGTAAACACGCTGTTGTGCGTTGGACCATAGCCATTAACATCGACGCAAATCGCAAAAATTCCTGCGGGTATCCGGCTCAGAGTCTGATCGTAGATCGGTTGTAAATGTTGTGCAAACAATTGGTCATAACTGGTCGCGTATTTGATGGGGTTGGTGTTGGGAATTTCCTGATAGTTAGTATCAAATACATTCACCCCTTGCTGGGATAGCTGACCAATATGTTCCGCAGCTTGATCACGAAAATTCCGACCCAGATCCAGAATCTGTTCAAAAGCACCTTCGCCAGTAATAAATTTGGCGACTAATTGCTGAAGAGACTCACTGGTTGTTTGTAAATTGACAGCTATTTGTTCTGAAGATGTTGTGCGCTCTCCGACGATATAGCTCAAATCACGAATGTTGGAGACCTGTCCGTGGGTTTCCATGTTTGTCGCTGAAATTTCTTCTACCGAAGCCGTAATCTGGGTGAGCAACCCATGGTTATCATCAAATTCCTTGATGAGTCCTCCATAATTATCACAGGCAGTTTGTGATATCTTCATGGTGTGTTCTGCCGCTTGATTAATCTTATCCGCTTCCGCCAGGGCACGGTCGATGCTGCTGAGCATGTCTGTAATCTGGTCCGCTATTTGCTCACTGGCTTTATTGGCTTCTTCAGATAATTTTTTGACTTCACTGGAGACGACCGAAAAACCTTTCCCCGCTTCTCCTGCACGAGCTGCTTCAACAGCAGCGTTCAGAGATAGAAGTCCCGTCTGAAATGAGATTCCCTGAATTGTTGAAATAATCTTGCGAATATCCCTGGATTTATCGCCCATAACCTTAATGGTCTGGTCATGTTGCTTGATCTGTTCCAGCATCTCATTCATGTCGTGGTTGACGGATTGTAATTCTTCGAGAGATTCTCGTGCAGAATTTAAGCTCTCAGAGTTTGACGCCGCTATATGTTGAGCATTATCTGAGATGTTTCCAAGTGTTTGTGTGGCTTCTTCGCTGTTTCCAAAAACAACAGCTGATAGTTCACCTTGATTGGTTGCCTTGCTTGATGCCTCCTTTGCCTGGTTGACAACCGTTGTTGCTCCCACTGCTACGTTGACACCCATTTTGCGCAGACTGTGGACAGTTCCTCGAAGTTGCTGAAGAAAATTATTATAATTATAAGCCAAAGTTTGAAATTCATCGTAAGAAGTTGTGTGCAATCGGTTTGTGAGGTTTATTTCACCACTAT
This window encodes:
- a CDS encoding type IV pilus twitching motility protein PilT; this encodes MAKIDKLFQILKQTGGSDLHMSPNNPPMVRASGQLKPAISQILNEDQCRGLLYEIMSQNQREEFEKTNDLDFAYEVSALQARFRANIFMGRLGISAVFRIIPTEILSVEQLGLPQTVLDFTQFTKGLVLVTGPTGSGKSTTLAAMIDYINRNRNEHILTVEDPIEFVHATQSSLINQREVGIHTLSFASALKAALREDPDIILVGEMRDLETIELAITAAETGHLVFGTLHTSSASKTVDRLINVFPTTQQEQIRTMLAESLRGVIAQQLLRTVDGKRCAALEILKVNPASANLIREGKTFQIPSVIQTGRNEGMQLMDQALQELLKNKRITAEEAGKYAVNKNLFSAGGEKT
- a CDS encoding methyl-accepting chemotaxis protein, encoding MSVFRDIYTGIEKSFFNTLLRKLAGNIAFIFLLQLLLFVSIYCNINALRNLLDSGDIAKIELLSSIAHRTVWQTTSLFIISLIVTIGSFLFLRHLFVKPVNNLNQQLEEMNSGEINLTNRLHTTSYDEFQTLAYNYNNFLQQLRGTVHSLRKMGVNVAVGATTVVNQAKEASSKATNQGELSAVVFGNSEEATQTLGNISDNAQHIAASNSESLNSARESLEELQSVNHDMNEMLEQIKQHDQTIKVMGDKSRDIRKIISTIQGISFQTGLLSLNAAVEAARAGEAGKGFSVVSSEVKKLSEEANKASEQIADQITDMLSSIDRALAEADKINQAAEHTMKISQTACDNYGGLIKEFDDNHGLLTQITASVEEISATNMETHGQVSNIRDLSYIVGERTTSSEQIAVNLQTTSESLQQLVAKFITGEGAFEQILDLGRNFRDQAAEHIGQLSQQGVNVFDTNYQEIPNTNPIKYATSYDQLFAQHLQPIYDQTLSRIPAGIFAICVDVNGYGPTHNSVFTKPLTGDPEKDVAGSRDKRMFNDPTGYRGAQNTENFLLQTYMRDTGEILSDLSLPIHIAGRHWGAVRLGFNPEVLMK